From the genome of Psychroserpens ponticola, one region includes:
- a CDS encoding DUF808 domain-containing protein, whose amino-acid sequence MASGFFALLDDIGALMDDVAAMSKITTKKTAGILGDDLAVNAEKASGFVSSREIPVLWAITKGSMLNKLIILPLAFLLSAFLPIGVIVILVLGGVYLAYEGAEKIYEYFVPHQHEHVVELNEDLTEEELLVLEKSKIKSAIFTDFILSVEIVIIALGTVVGKELLFQILVVSIVAVIATVGVYGIVALIVRMDDFGFRLIKMSKNKKGVAFAIGTLLVKALPIIIKSLSVIGTIALLLVAGGIFIHNLDFLHHFLEELPSILRDFIVGLLVGIAALVVVKLIKKMISVIFSKKASSK is encoded by the coding sequence ATGGCATCAGGGTTTTTTGCATTATTAGATGATATTGGCGCACTTATGGACGATGTAGCCGCTATGAGTAAAATTACGACTAAAAAAACAGCTGGTATTTTAGGTGATGATTTGGCTGTAAATGCAGAAAAAGCTTCAGGTTTTGTGTCCTCAAGAGAGATTCCAGTGCTTTGGGCAATAACCAAAGGCTCGATGCTAAACAAACTCATTATTCTTCCATTGGCATTTTTGTTAAGCGCATTTTTACCCATAGGAGTAATAGTTATCCTTGTATTAGGTGGTGTGTATTTAGCTTACGAAGGTGCTGAGAAAATTTATGAATATTTTGTACCACATCAGCATGAACATGTTGTTGAATTGAATGAAGACTTAACTGAAGAAGAGCTTTTGGTTTTAGAGAAATCTAAAATAAAGTCTGCTATTTTTACCGATTTTATCCTTTCGGTAGAAATCGTAATCATCGCTTTAGGAACTGTAGTTGGAAAAGAATTATTGTTTCAGATTTTAGTAGTTTCAATTGTCGCTGTTATTGCTACTGTAGGAGTTTATGGAATTGTTGCACTCATTGTTAGAATGGATGATTTTGGTTTTCGATTGATTAAAATGAGTAAAAATAAAAAAGGAGTTGCTTTTGCAATCGGAACTCTTCTCGTGAAAGCATTGCCAATCATAATTAAAAGCTTATCTGTTATAGGAACTATAGCTTTACTTTTGGTTGCAGGCGGAATATTTATACACAATTTAGATTTTTTACATCATTTCTTGGAAGAACTCCCATCAATACTTAGAGATTTTATTGTTGGATTGTTAGTTGGTATAGCTGCACTTGTAGTGGTTAAACTGATAAAAAAAATGATAAGTGTTATTTTTTCGAAAAAGGCTAGTAGTAAATAA
- a CDS encoding glycosyltransferase family 4 protein has translation MRNILYIGNNLNNKTSNLSGIQTLGPLLETEGFVIHYASSKANKILRLFDMVWTCLKLFKKIDIVLIDTYSTQNFYYAFVVSQFCRLLNIEYIPILHGGNLTSRLSRSPKLSRLIFNNSKHNVSPSMYLKNAFEDVGFKNIMHIPNTIKIDNYPLSDRAYDEPRLLWVRSFSKIYNPELAVHVFNKLKVLYPSASLCMVGPDADGSRKTVEELAKKLNLNIKFTGKLEKKDWINLSRAYNVFINTTNYDNTPVSVIEAMALGLPVISTNVGGMPYLIEHEVDGILVEPNQPEEMSSAVVSIIRNSKKRNSLVQNAREKVNIFDWNQVKLLWFNALNIN, from the coding sequence ATGAGAAACATCCTATACATAGGAAACAACTTAAACAATAAAACATCAAATTTATCTGGAATCCAAACTCTAGGACCTTTGCTGGAAACAGAAGGTTTTGTGATTCATTACGCATCTTCAAAAGCTAATAAAATCCTTAGACTTTTTGATATGGTTTGGACATGCCTTAAATTATTTAAAAAAATAGATATAGTATTAATAGATACATATAGTACTCAAAATTTTTATTATGCATTTGTTGTGAGTCAGTTTTGTAGGCTTTTAAATATAGAATATATTCCCATTTTACATGGTGGAAATCTTACGTCAAGACTAAGTAGGTCTCCTAAATTGAGTCGCTTAATTTTTAACAATTCAAAGCATAATGTGTCACCTTCAATGTATTTAAAAAATGCTTTTGAAGATGTTGGTTTTAAAAATATAATGCATATTCCTAATACCATTAAAATTGATAATTATCCACTTAGTGATAGAGCCTATGATGAACCAAGATTACTTTGGGTTCGTTCATTTTCTAAAATTTATAACCCAGAGTTGGCTGTGCATGTATTTAATAAGTTAAAAGTATTATATCCAAGTGCTAGTTTATGTATGGTTGGCCCAGATGCTGATGGGTCTCGTAAAACAGTAGAAGAATTAGCAAAAAAGTTAAATCTTAATATTAAATTCACAGGCAAATTAGAAAAGAAAGATTGGATAAATTTATCTAGAGCGTATAATGTGTTTATTAACACAACAAATTATGATAATACACCAGTAAGTGTAATTGAAGCGATGGCTTTAGGTCTGCCTGTTATTTCTACAAATGTTGGAGGTATGCCATATTTAATAGAGCATGAAGTTGATGGAATTTTAGTTGAACCTAATCAACCTGAAGAGATGAGTTCTGCTGTAGTTTCAATAATTAGGAATTCAAAAAAAAGAAACTCTTTGGTGCAAAATGCTAGAGAAAAAGTAAATATATTTGATTGGAATCAAGTAAAATTACTTTGGTTTAACGCATTAAACATTAATTAG
- a CDS encoding lipoprotein N-acyltransferase Lnb domain-containing protein produces the protein MKLNVLFFLSVLLSIATFGQQRQLSNQAEISVLTIGPGDNLNDAFGHNGFRIKDKQLGLDVVYGYGEYDFDTPNFYLKFAQGKLNYLISKHSFSNFYKIYKYYDRTIDEQVLNLSSSEKQHLYDYLVNNYKPENRRYLYDFFYDNCATRIRDVTKRVTDKNIVFSTSPDYKAKTFRQLIHEHVGLNTWGSFGIDIALGSVIDRKAEPYEQMFLPKYIHDFFGQTKINNSENLVKKNTTIYKRKNQNTANEFLWSPLLIMSVISVLILFVTYKDRKHKRLSRWLDVVLFGLTGIIGILLLFLWFGTNHSATAQNYNMLWAFPLNLLMIRQLLKTQVKNWFKKYLKFLIIMFCLMTLHWIIGVQVFAIALIPLMTALFIRYIYMLKYFNRV, from the coding sequence ATGAAGCTAAACGTATTATTTTTTTTATCTGTATTACTTTCTATAGCTACATTTGGTCAACAAAGACAGTTATCTAATCAAGCAGAAATATCAGTTTTAACAATTGGTCCTGGTGATAATCTTAATGATGCTTTTGGTCATAATGGTTTCAGAATAAAAGACAAGCAATTAGGCTTAGATGTTGTTTATGGCTATGGAGAATATGATTTTGACACACCTAATTTTTATTTAAAATTTGCTCAAGGCAAACTTAATTATCTCATTAGTAAACATTCATTTTCTAATTTTTATAAAATCTATAAGTATTATGATCGAACTATAGATGAGCAGGTTTTAAATTTATCATCTTCAGAAAAACAACACCTTTACGACTATCTCGTCAATAATTATAAACCAGAAAACAGACGATACCTCTATGACTTCTTTTATGACAACTGTGCGACTAGAATTAGAGATGTTACTAAACGTGTTACCGACAAAAACATTGTATTCTCTACATCTCCAGATTACAAAGCAAAAACTTTTAGGCAACTCATACACGAACATGTAGGTTTAAATACTTGGGGAAGTTTTGGTATTGATATCGCATTAGGCTCTGTGATTGACAGAAAAGCAGAACCTTATGAACAGATGTTCTTACCTAAGTATATTCATGATTTTTTTGGTCAAACTAAAATTAATAACTCGGAAAATCTAGTAAAGAAAAATACTACTATTTATAAAAGAAAAAATCAAAACACTGCTAACGAATTTCTTTGGAGTCCATTACTAATAATGAGCGTTATTTCGGTTTTAATTCTATTTGTAACCTATAAGGATCGTAAGCATAAACGACTTAGTAGATGGTTGGATGTTGTATTATTTGGATTGACAGGTATAATTGGTATTCTGCTATTATTTTTATGGTTTGGCACAAATCATTCAGCTACAGCTCAAAATTATAATATGCTTTGGGCATTTCCTTTAAACCTATTAATGATTCGACAGTTATTAAAAACACAAGTAAAAAATTGGTTTAAAAAATATTTAAAATTTTTAATCATCATGTTTTGTTTAATGACGTTACATTGGATTATTGGAGTTCAGGTATTCGCTATTGCACTAATTCCACTAATGACAGCTCTATTTATCAGATATATTTATATGCTTAAATATTTCAATAGAGTTTAA
- a CDS encoding sugar transferase, giving the protein MTKKKGIHFEISERKILLRIFDVLFIFFGLYLIELFLDFDYLRINNQNGVALFVLILYISIFGTIFEIYDLQKSNKLDVTFRNIVITVSTTVLFYLLTPFFTPFLPENRLQIIYFYLIIIVMLFLWRLAYTTFISSPRFYKKVLLVGEISNIENIVKPLKETDPNYKIIGFINCEKESEDPIKFKGLQEFQPNELMEVIQKHKISEILVASYDSETITTEIYHDLINLLEHGFTIREYTQVYEEITYRVPIQFVGKDFYKYFPFSRSNQNTLYLFFHRTFDVLFSIIGLLFGILLTPIILLGNLIANRGPLFYTQERVGKNGKIFQITKLRSMIVNAESDGAKWAQKNDVRITTFGKFLRRSRLDEVPQFLNVLKGEMSIIGPRPERPFFVNELSRIIPFYETRHIVKPGLTGWAQVKTRYGSSVDDSLTKLQYDLYYIKHRSIFLDLNIVVKTLSTILYYRGQ; this is encoded by the coding sequence ATGACTAAAAAGAAAGGGATACATTTTGAAATATCTGAACGTAAAATTCTCTTGCGTATTTTTGATGTATTGTTCATTTTTTTTGGACTCTATCTCATTGAGTTGTTTCTTGATTTTGATTATTTAAGAATTAATAATCAAAACGGAGTCGCTTTATTTGTACTAATTTTATACATATCTATATTTGGTACTATTTTTGAAATTTACGACCTTCAGAAATCAAATAAACTTGATGTTACTTTTAGAAACATTGTAATTACTGTGTCAACTACAGTTTTGTTTTATTTGTTAACACCATTCTTTACACCATTTCTACCAGAGAATAGGCTACAAATTATTTACTTCTACTTAATTATAATTGTCATGCTTTTTTTATGGCGATTAGCTTATACTACTTTTATTTCTTCACCTCGTTTTTATAAAAAAGTACTTTTGGTTGGAGAAATTTCTAATATTGAAAACATCGTTAAGCCATTAAAAGAAACCGATCCAAATTACAAAATAATAGGATTTATCAATTGTGAAAAAGAATCTGAAGATCCAATTAAGTTTAAAGGCTTGCAAGAATTTCAGCCTAATGAACTTATGGAGGTTATTCAAAAACATAAAATCTCTGAAATCCTTGTTGCTAGTTACGATTCAGAAACAATAACAACAGAGATTTATCATGATTTAATTAATTTGTTAGAGCATGGTTTTACAATTAGAGAGTACACACAAGTCTATGAAGAAATAACGTATCGAGTCCCTATTCAGTTTGTTGGAAAAGATTTTTATAAATATTTCCCTTTTAGCAGAAGTAATCAAAATACACTTTATCTGTTTTTTCACAGAACATTTGATGTTCTCTTCTCTATAATTGGGCTGTTATTTGGAATCCTTTTAACACCCATTATATTATTGGGCAATCTCATCGCTAATAGAGGTCCTTTATTTTATACTCAAGAACGTGTTGGTAAAAACGGAAAGATATTTCAGATAACGAAATTGAGAAGTATGATTGTAAATGCTGAAAGTGATGGTGCAAAATGGGCACAAAAAAATGATGTTAGAATTACTACTTTTGGGAAGTTTTTGCGTCGCTCTAGATTAGATGAAGTGCCACAATTTCTTAATGTTTTGAAAGGTGAAATGAGTATTATTGGTCCAAGACCCGAACGACCATTTTTTGTTAATGAGCTATCTAGAATAATACCATTTTACGAAACTAGACATATTGTAAAGCCAGGGCTTACAGGCTGGGCTCAAGTTAAAACAAGATATGGATCTTCAGTTGATGATAGTCTAACTAAACTACAATACGATTTGTATTATATTAAGCACAGAAGTATTTTTTTAGATTTGAATATTGTCGTTAAAACCTTAAGTACAATATTATATTATCGTGGACAATAA
- the lptB gene encoding LPS export ABC transporter ATP-binding protein encodes MKKLRADNLMKSYSGRKVVKDVSLEVNQGEIVGLLGPNGAGKTTSFYMIVGLIKPNGGQIFLDDTEITSFPMYKRAQNGIGYLAQEASVFRKLSIEDNILSVLQMTKLSKKEQQDKMESLIEEFSLGHIRKSRGDLLSGGERRRTEIARALATDPDFILLDEPFAGVDPVAVEDIQRIIAQLTKKNIGILITDHNVQETLAITDRTYLMFEGSILKAGEPEELANDEMVRKVYLGQNFELRKKKLHF; translated from the coding sequence ATGAAAAAATTAAGAGCCGATAATTTGATGAAATCCTATAGCGGAAGAAAAGTCGTTAAGGATGTGTCTTTGGAAGTAAATCAAGGAGAAATTGTTGGATTACTAGGACCAAATGGTGCAGGTAAAACAACATCATTTTATATGATTGTTGGTCTTATTAAGCCAAATGGTGGTCAAATTTTTCTTGATGATACCGAAATCACATCGTTTCCAATGTATAAACGTGCTCAAAATGGAATTGGATATTTGGCACAAGAAGCTTCTGTATTTAGAAAGTTAAGCATTGAAGATAATATCTTGAGTGTATTACAAATGACAAAGCTTAGTAAGAAAGAGCAGCAAGACAAAATGGAATCTTTAATTGAAGAATTCAGTTTGGGACACATTAGAAAAAGCAGAGGGGATTTATTATCTGGTGGAGAACGTCGTCGTACGGAAATTGCTAGGGCTTTAGCCACAGATCCTGATTTCATTTTATTAGATGAGCCATTTGCTGGTGTTGACCCTGTTGCTGTTGAAGATATTCAGCGAATTATTGCCCAACTCACCAAAAAAAATATTGGTATTTTAATTACGGACCACAACGTTCAAGAAACTTTAGCGATTACAGATCGAACGTATTTGATGTTTGAAGGTAGTATTCTTAAAGCTGGTGAACCTGAAGAACTAGCTAATGATGAAATGGTACGCAAAGTATACTTAGGTCAGAATTTTGAGTTGCGCAAGAAGAAATTGCATTTCTAG
- a CDS encoding CDP-alcohol phosphatidyltransferase family protein — protein sequence MSINKYIPNFVTLLNLLSGSIAVVFAVHNNFVAAALFVFLGIFFDFFDGLLARKLNVQSELGIQLDSLADMVTSGLVPGIVMFKLMSMSVEAPEMMPIQSWNSNFNVSNMHIEPIALVGLFITLASAYRLAKFNIDEDQQAYFKGLPTPANTLLIMSLPLIIEFQNSDIFMSLISNLWFLIVLTIVSCYLLNSDIKLFALKFKNFDFSDNKFRYILIVLSILLMVLFHFIAIPLIIILYIVLSILKNATTK from the coding sequence ATGTCTATAAATAAGTACATTCCTAATTTTGTAACACTTCTTAATTTACTCAGCGGAAGTATTGCTGTTGTATTTGCAGTTCATAATAATTTCGTGGCAGCTGCTCTATTTGTTTTTCTTGGTATTTTCTTCGATTTCTTTGATGGTTTATTGGCTAGAAAACTTAATGTTCAAAGCGAATTAGGAATACAGCTTGACTCTTTAGCAGATATGGTGACTAGTGGATTAGTACCTGGAATTGTTATGTTTAAATTGATGTCTATGAGTGTTGAAGCACCTGAAATGATGCCAATTCAATCGTGGAATTCTAATTTTAATGTCTCAAATATGCATATAGAGCCAATTGCTCTAGTCGGATTGTTTATTACACTTGCATCTGCATATCGTTTAGCAAAATTTAATATTGACGAAGACCAACAAGCCTATTTTAAAGGACTTCCAACTCCTGCAAATACATTGCTTATCATGTCATTGCCTCTAATTATTGAATTTCAGAATAGTGATATTTTTATGTCATTAATTTCCAATCTGTGGTTTTTAATAGTATTAACTATTGTGAGTTGCTATTTACTGAATTCTGATATTAAACTTTTTGCCTTAAAATTTAAAAATTTCGATTTTTCAGATAATAAATTCAGATATATATTGATTGTTTTGAGTATTCTTTTAATGGTGCTTTTTCATTTTATTGCAATTCCATTAATTATTATTCTTTACATTGTACTTTCGATACTAAAAAATGCAACAACTAAATAA
- a CDS encoding putative type IX sorting system protein PorV2, with protein sequence MKKYLLFLLSLMTLVGSAQTVRKYSNEFLNIGVDAAALGMSNSVVSHTSDVNSGYWNPAGLLHLEDNQLSVMHSSYFANIANYNYIAFAKPIDDRSAIGVSLIRFGVDDILDTTQLIDDQGNVNYDRVSLFSTADYALTISYARNLPIPGLSYGVNAKVVRRIIGDFANSWGFGLDLGVQFESKNDWKFGIMARDITTTFNAWSFDDDKLKDIQDAIEGQNQTVPESTELTIPKLQIGMSKKYIFHYDYSLLASLDLNVRFEQNNDLISSSFASFNPALGFEFGYTDLVFLRAGVGNFQNELQLDNSESLTFQPSLGLGFKYNGIYVDYAFTDIGDQSVALYSNVFSVKIDFSIFR encoded by the coding sequence TTGAAAAAATACTTACTTTTTCTACTGTCATTAATGACATTGGTAGGCTCTGCTCAAACTGTTCGTAAATACTCAAATGAGTTTTTAAATATAGGTGTTGATGCGGCAGCACTAGGCATGAGCAACTCTGTAGTTTCTCATACTTCAGATGTAAATTCGGGATATTGGAATCCTGCAGGACTACTTCATTTGGAGGACAATCAATTATCGGTTATGCATTCTAGCTACTTTGCAAATATTGCCAATTACAATTATATTGCTTTTGCGAAACCTATAGATGATAGAAGTGCCATTGGTGTATCCTTAATTCGTTTTGGTGTTGATGATATTTTAGACACGACACAGTTAATTGACGACCAAGGAAATGTTAATTATGATCGTGTAAGTCTATTTTCAACTGCAGATTATGCTTTAACAATTTCTTATGCTAGGAATTTACCAATTCCAGGTTTAAGCTATGGCGTGAATGCAAAAGTTGTTCGACGAATTATTGGTGATTTTGCTAATTCTTGGGGATTTGGTTTAGATTTAGGTGTCCAATTTGAATCTAAAAACGATTGGAAATTTGGCATCATGGCAAGAGATATTACTACAACGTTTAACGCTTGGTCTTTTGATGACGATAAGCTTAAAGACATTCAAGATGCTATTGAAGGTCAAAACCAAACAGTTCCTGAAAGTACTGAGTTGACCATTCCTAAATTACAAATTGGAATGTCTAAGAAATACATCTTTCATTATGATTATTCATTATTAGCCTCTTTAGATTTAAACGTAAGATTTGAACAAAACAATGATCTTATTTCTAGCTCTTTTGCAAGTTTTAATCCTGCTTTAGGGTTTGAATTTGGTTATACAGATTTAGTGTTTTTAAGAGCTGGTGTTGGGAATTTTCAAAATGAATTACAATTAGATAACTCCGAAAGCCTCACCTTTCAACCGAGTTTAGGGTTAGGATTTAAATACAATGGGATTTATGTAGATTATGCGTTTACAGATATAGGTGATCAAAGTGTTGCGCTTTATAGTAATGTGTTTTCCGTAAAAATCGATTTTAGTATCTTTAGATAG